The following coding sequences lie in one Listeria ivanovii subsp. londoniensis genomic window:
- the cobK gene encoding precorrin-6A reductase, translated as MIFVLGGTSDSLIISDWLTEKGLDFSLSVATDYGETLAKQHAKKVFCGRLSKTEMLAKWQTENVTAVIDATHPFATIVSETAMEACLEAAIPYIRFERTSEQAENTFLVANIEEACTTANKLGERIFLTTGSKNLPEFVERLTGKHLIARILPVSDVIRSAENLGLVADQLIGMKGPFTKEANKTQLEMTQADVLITKESGKQGGFQEKLAAAAELNIPVVVIRRKILNYPIEINHVTELPEILTQWEVY; from the coding sequence CTCGGTGGAACTTCTGATAGCCTAATAATTAGCGATTGGCTAACGGAAAAAGGACTCGATTTCTCACTATCGGTTGCAACAGATTACGGTGAAACACTTGCAAAACAGCATGCCAAAAAAGTATTTTGCGGGAGATTATCCAAAACAGAAATGCTAGCAAAGTGGCAAACAGAAAACGTAACTGCTGTCATTGATGCGACCCATCCTTTTGCAACGATTGTTTCTGAAACAGCCATGGAAGCTTGTCTAGAAGCAGCTATCCCATACATTCGCTTTGAAAGAACAAGTGAGCAAGCGGAAAATACATTTTTAGTCGCTAATATTGAAGAAGCATGTACAACTGCTAACAAACTGGGAGAACGGATTTTCCTTACAACCGGAAGCAAAAATTTACCAGAATTTGTCGAACGCTTAACAGGTAAACATCTTATCGCACGCATTTTACCAGTGTCAGATGTGATTCGTTCTGCGGAAAATTTAGGGTTAGTTGCGGATCAGTTAATCGGCATGAAAGGTCCTTTTACGAAAGAAGCTAATAAAACGCAACTAGAAATGACACAAGCAGATGTTTTAATTACAAAAGAAAGTGGCAAACAAGGTGGTTTTCAAGAAAAACTAGCGGCAGCAGCAGAATTAAACATTCCGGTCGTCGTTATCCGCCGAAAAATTTTAAACTACCCAATCGAAATAAATCATGTAACAGAACTACCAGAAATTTTAACACAATGGGAGGTCTACTAA